One window of the Acidimicrobiia bacterium genome contains the following:
- the gnd gene encoding decarboxylating 6-phosphogluconate dehydrogenase: MRLGLIGLGRMGANMSRRWLRGGHTVVGYARTAKTVKGFVADGTISAGASSLEDLVAQLPAPRTVWLMVPAASVDATLEELVPLLASGDTVVDGGNSNYRDDIRRSKELANRRIDYLDCGTSGGVWGLERGYCLMIGGPGAAVDRLDPLFLALAPGVEAAPRTQGRSGAPTRAEQGYLHCGPSGSGHFVKMVHNGIEYGLMAAYAEGLNILHHAGAGFEQREVDAETSPLRDPELYQYRLDLPAVTEVWRRGSVITSWLLDLTAQALGQSPDLADFEGRVSDSGEGRWTSIAAIDVSAPSPVLTAALYARFSSQGEADFADKVLSAMRFGFGGHLEAGR, encoded by the coding sequence ATGCGGCTCGGTCTGATCGGGCTCGGGAGGATGGGCGCCAACATGTCGAGGCGGTGGCTGCGTGGCGGACACACGGTGGTCGGCTACGCACGCACCGCCAAGACGGTCAAGGGCTTCGTCGCCGACGGAACCATTAGCGCGGGTGCCAGCTCGCTTGAGGATCTCGTCGCGCAACTCCCAGCGCCGCGGACCGTCTGGCTGATGGTGCCCGCCGCGTCCGTCGATGCAACCCTCGAGGAGCTGGTCCCACTGTTGGCATCCGGCGACACGGTCGTCGATGGAGGCAACTCCAATTACCGCGACGACATTCGCCGCTCCAAGGAACTGGCCAACCGGCGAATCGACTACCTCGACTGCGGCACGAGCGGCGGAGTCTGGGGTCTCGAGCGCGGCTACTGCCTGATGATCGGGGGTCCGGGTGCGGCCGTCGACCGCCTCGACCCGCTGTTCCTGGCGTTGGCACCCGGGGTGGAGGCGGCTCCGCGTACACAGGGCCGGTCCGGCGCGCCGACGCGAGCCGAGCAGGGGTACCTTCATTGTGGGCCGTCCGGCTCTGGTCACTTCGTCAAGATGGTCCACAACGGCATCGAGTACGGTCTCATGGCTGCCTACGCCGAGGGCCTCAACATCCTCCATCATGCGGGGGCGGGCTTCGAGCAACGCGAGGTCGATGCCGAGACGTCGCCGCTTCGCGACCCTGAGCTCTACCAGTACCGGCTCGACCTGCCAGCGGTCACCGAGGTGTGGCGGCGCGGCAGCGTGATCACCTCGTGGCTGCTCGATCTCACCGCTCAAGCCCTCGGTCAGAGCCCCGATTTGGCCGACTTCGAGGGCCGGGTCTCCGATTCGGGGGAGGGACGGTGGACGAGTATCGCCGCCATCGACGTCTCGGCGCCGTCTCCGGTGCTGACCGCGGCGCTCTACGCCCGCTTCTCGTCTCAGGGCGAGGCCGATTTCGCCGACAAGGTGCTCTCAGCGATGCGCTTCGGCTTTGGCGGACATCTCGAGGCTGGCCGGTAG
- a CDS encoding NAD(P)-dependent oxidoreductase — translation MTADSGIIIVTGSNGRIGDALMRRFTDRFDEVVGFDRRADNPPPPGCVGVPVDITSDQSVREGLAAIQQHHGSHVASLIHLAAHYDFLGEPSLQYEEITVRGTGRLLRGMRELDFHVEQFIFSSTMLIHRPTTPGQLINEDSPIDPGWAYPESKVKTEQVIHDGRGDIPAVLLRISGVYDDGCHSIPLAQQIQRIYERRFSSHVYAGTTAHGASYLHMDDLVDAVVTIVERRAALPPELALLLGETETLSYDELQHTLAGLLHDEDLETIPIPIQLKPLIKIGAWLMAHIPGRERWIRPWMIDRAGDHYALDTTRARTMLGWEPIRSLRPTLSVMVAALKADPLGWYRENDLEPSRSLRKSAKDHGRQAPTSGS, via the coding sequence ATGACTGCAGATAGCGGCATCATCATCGTCACTGGCTCGAACGGTCGAATCGGGGATGCATTGATGCGGCGCTTCACCGACCGCTTCGATGAGGTGGTCGGCTTCGATCGCAGGGCGGACAACCCGCCCCCGCCGGGCTGTGTGGGCGTCCCCGTCGACATCACCTCAGACCAGAGCGTGCGGGAGGGGCTCGCCGCGATCCAACAGCACCACGGGAGCCACGTTGCGTCGTTGATCCATCTCGCCGCCCACTACGACTTCTTGGGGGAACCGAGCCTGCAGTACGAGGAGATTACCGTGCGTGGCACAGGCCGGCTGCTGCGCGGGATGCGCGAGCTCGACTTCCATGTCGAGCAGTTCATCTTCTCCAGCACGATGCTCATACACCGACCCACCACGCCCGGCCAGCTCATCAACGAGGATTCGCCGATCGACCCGGGCTGGGCATATCCGGAGTCGAAAGTGAAGACGGAGCAGGTGATCCACGACGGGCGCGGCGACATCCCGGCTGTGCTGCTGCGCATCTCTGGTGTCTATGACGACGGGTGTCACTCGATCCCGCTGGCCCAGCAGATTCAGCGCATCTATGAGCGCCGGTTCAGCAGCCACGTGTATGCGGGTACCACCGCCCACGGCGCGTCCTACCTACATATGGACGATCTGGTGGACGCCGTCGTTACGATCGTGGAACGGCGCGCGGCGTTGCCGCCGGAACTGGCGCTACTGCTCGGCGAGACGGAGACACTCAGCTACGACGAGCTCCAGCACACGCTCGCTGGCCTGCTTCACGACGAGGATCTGGAGACGATCCCGATCCCGATACAGCTGAAACCGCTGATCAAGATCGGCGCATGGCTGATGGCCCATATCCCCGGCCGAGAGCGGTGGATCCGACCGTGGATGATCGACCGCGCCGGCGACCATTACGCCCTCGACACCACCCGGGCACGCACGATGCTGGGATGGGAGCCGATTCGCTCGCTGCGCCCCACCCTCTCGGTGATGGTCGCCGCGCTCAAGGCGGACCCGCTGGGCTGGTACCGCGAGAATGACTTGGAGCCTTCCCGTTCCCTTCGCAAGTCCGCCAAGGATCACGGACGCCAGGCGCCGACCAGTGGAAGCTGA
- a CDS encoding vitamin K epoxide reductase family protein has translation MTPHGQATPSAHFFAAIILGVWLITSPFALDYGSSALTWSDVISGALVIGFSTVTLVRGSVWAPWANSLVGVWLLFAPLVFKAPTAAAYANDTLAGALVIAFVLLMPGMPGMRMLPGPDVPPGWSYNPSTWSQRAPIIALAVLGFFLSRQMAAYQLGYTSSVWEPFFDPGTRAVLDSDISRSFPISDAGLGAVLYMVEALMGFMGDKARWRTMPWMVAFFGILVVPLGIASITLIILQPVAVGAWCTPCLIAALAMLIMIAFTLDEVVAMGQFLAQTRRDGESVWRIFWMGGPLTETGSDPGEVRPDVVSAEAMKWGITLPWNLLASAAVGLWLMASPAVFGTMDRAADSDNIVGALVVTVAMIALAEVGRAARFLNVAFGAWIVAAPWLLGGGTTASRWNDVAAGALLILLSLRRGPVGERYGSWQRFIR, from the coding sequence ATGACGCCGCACGGGCAGGCTACGCCCTCGGCCCACTTCTTCGCCGCCATCATCTTGGGTGTCTGGCTGATCACAAGCCCCTTCGCTCTGGACTACGGCAGCAGTGCACTCACATGGAGTGATGTGATTAGCGGGGCCCTTGTGATCGGGTTCTCCACGGTGACACTCGTGCGCGGGTCGGTGTGGGCGCCATGGGCGAACTCGCTGGTCGGGGTATGGCTCCTTTTTGCCCCGCTCGTCTTCAAGGCGCCGACGGCGGCCGCCTACGCCAATGACACTCTTGCGGGGGCGCTCGTGATCGCCTTCGTCCTGCTCATGCCGGGGATGCCGGGCATGAGGATGCTTCCGGGCCCAGACGTGCCGCCCGGCTGGTCCTACAACCCCTCGACCTGGTCACAACGGGCACCCATCATCGCGCTCGCCGTGCTCGGCTTTTTCCTTTCCCGGCAGATGGCCGCCTACCAGCTCGGCTATACGAGCTCCGTTTGGGAGCCGTTCTTCGATCCCGGGACCAGAGCGGTCCTCGACTCGGATATCTCGCGTTCCTTCCCCATTTCTGACGCGGGACTCGGCGCGGTCCTCTACATGGTCGAGGCGCTGATGGGGTTCATGGGCGACAAGGCGCGCTGGCGGACCATGCCCTGGATGGTGGCCTTCTTCGGCATCCTCGTGGTGCCCCTCGGCATCGCCAGCATCACCCTCATCATCCTCCAGCCGGTGGCGGTCGGCGCCTGGTGCACGCCCTGCCTGATCGCCGCCCTGGCGATGCTGATCATGATCGCCTTCACCCTCGACGAGGTAGTCGCCATGGGCCAGTTTCTGGCCCAAACCCGGCGCGACGGCGAGTCGGTCTGGCGCATCTTCTGGATGGGCGGCCCACTCACCGAGACCGGCTCCGACCCCGGCGAGGTCCGCCCTGACGTGGTGAGCGCCGAGGCGATGAAGTGGGGGATAACGCTGCCCTGGAACCTGCTCGCCAGCGCGGCGGTGGGGTTGTGGCTGATGGCCTCGCCCGCGGTGTTTGGGACGATGGACAGGGCAGCAGACAGCGACAACATCGTCGGGGCACTAGTGGTGACCGTGGCGATGATCGCCCTGGCCGAGGTGGGCCGCGCTGCCCGCTTCCTCAACGTCGCCTTCGGCGCCTGGATCGTCGCCGCCCCCTGGCTGCTCGGAGGCGGTACGACAGCCTCCCGGTGGAACGACGTCGCCGCCGGCGCTCTGCTGATCCTGCTCAGCCTCCGGCGCGGACCTGTCGGAGAGCGCTATGGGAGTTGGCAACGTTTCATCCGTTGA
- a CDS encoding DUF2188 domain-containing protein, which yields MSPKNRRHVVPNPEGGWDVVAPNAKRVSSHHDTQSEAELRAKDIVRNAGGGEVRIHGRDGRVRDSDTVVPGNDPVPPRDTRH from the coding sequence ATGTCCCCCAAGAACCGTCGGCACGTTGTCCCGAACCCTGAAGGCGGTTGGGACGTCGTGGCACCAAACGCTAAGCGCGTGAGCTCCCATCACGACACACAGTCCGAGGCCGAGCTGCGGGCAAAGGACATAGTCAGGAACGCCGGGGGTGGCGAAGTCCGAATCCATGGCCGGGACGGCCGGGTCCGCGACAGCGACACGGTGGTGCCCGGCAACGACCCCGTTCCACCCCGAGATACCCGGCATTGA
- a CDS encoding DUF262 domain-containing protein, with translation MSETKFGFSSVGIAHALSSRRLAVPIHQRSYAWGSDDPKERDQVQEFWDDLSAAFDQGDETEYFLGAVVVSREGSADSQRATIIDGQQRIATTAILLAAIRDVFKRQGDTTRADSIQQKFLASTDLATASFLPQLTLNADDDPFFGQFIIEGDISTPSQIESHDLIARAYNLLLGYVGSAVGGSSVPWETKLTRWVKYLEDRARIIVVDVPTEADAFLIFETLNDRGADLTIADLLKNFLFRRSEAKLDVVRGAWTSALAYLDISAAGSQLFTDFLRHFWSSKYGATRERELYARIKDRVTASSHAVDLALELKQASRLYAAILHSDHDYWSDFPPEVKTNIDVLSRLNLEQHRPLLLAAMQHLTKQELKSALKGLVAWSVRGLIVGGIGGGTAERLYCDAAMKVRAGDVKTAGDIASELSSIVYGDSEFRERFEQARVTRGTVARYILAALERTERGEDEPELVPNENETEVNLEHILPRNPSKSDWPQFTEEQWRSHLHRIGNLALLSKGPNGRIGNKPFSVKKPILVESAMRLTQDAGSEDDWTPESVVARQKRLAELAVRTWPV, from the coding sequence GTGAGCGAGACCAAGTTCGGATTCAGCTCTGTAGGGATTGCCCACGCCCTCTCGAGCCGGCGCCTCGCTGTCCCGATCCACCAGCGGTCCTACGCCTGGGGCAGCGATGACCCAAAGGAACGAGATCAAGTCCAAGAGTTTTGGGACGATCTCAGCGCGGCGTTCGACCAAGGCGATGAGACGGAGTACTTCCTTGGCGCTGTTGTGGTGTCACGGGAGGGCTCCGCGGACTCACAGCGCGCGACCATCATTGACGGTCAGCAGCGCATTGCCACCACCGCCATTTTGCTTGCAGCCATACGAGATGTATTCAAGCGTCAAGGAGACACGACGAGAGCGGACTCAATCCAGCAGAAGTTCCTTGCATCAACTGATCTCGCCACCGCGTCCTTCCTGCCGCAGCTGACTCTCAACGCCGACGACGACCCCTTCTTTGGCCAGTTCATCATCGAGGGCGACATCAGTACCCCAAGTCAGATCGAGAGCCACGACCTCATCGCTCGGGCATACAACCTCCTACTGGGATATGTCGGCTCCGCTGTCGGAGGATCATCGGTGCCGTGGGAGACGAAGCTGACGAGGTGGGTCAAGTATCTCGAGGACCGTGCGCGGATCATTGTCGTTGACGTGCCGACCGAAGCTGATGCCTTCCTGATCTTTGAGACACTGAACGATCGGGGAGCAGACCTAACCATCGCTGACCTCCTCAAGAACTTTCTCTTTCGTCGGTCCGAGGCGAAGTTGGATGTTGTCCGAGGCGCGTGGACGTCAGCCCTCGCATACCTCGATATCTCAGCCGCCGGAAGTCAGCTCTTCACTGACTTCCTTCGCCACTTCTGGTCATCAAAGTACGGCGCAACCCGCGAGCGCGAGCTATACGCACGCATTAAGGATCGAGTCACCGCAAGCTCGCACGCCGTGGACCTCGCCCTCGAACTGAAGCAAGCCTCGCGGCTCTATGCGGCCATACTCCATAGCGACCACGACTACTGGTCAGACTTTCCACCGGAAGTCAAAACCAACATTGATGTACTCAGCAGACTCAACCTGGAACAGCACCGACCCTTGCTACTCGCCGCCATGCAGCACCTGACGAAGCAGGAACTCAAGAGCGCCCTCAAGGGCTTAGTTGCGTGGTCGGTTCGAGGGCTGATTGTGGGCGGAATCGGCGGGGGTACCGCAGAGCGTCTCTATTGCGATGCCGCGATGAAGGTCAGAGCGGGAGACGTCAAGACAGCGGGTGATATCGCCTCGGAGCTGTCAAGCATTGTGTACGGCGATTCAGAGTTTCGGGAGCGCTTCGAGCAGGCACGCGTAACGCGGGGCACAGTCGCCCGCTACATTTTGGCTGCTCTCGAACGTACCGAACGAGGAGAAGACGAGCCGGAGCTTGTGCCAAATGAGAACGAAACAGAAGTCAACCTCGAGCACATCCTCCCACGGAATCCATCGAAGAGTGATTGGCCCCAGTTCACCGAGGAGCAGTGGCGGTCACACCTGCACCGCATCGGCAACCTAGCGCTATTGAGCAAGGGCCCCAACGGTCGGATCGGCAACAAGCCGTTCAGCGTCAAGAAGCCGATCCTCGTGGAATCGGCAATGCGTCTCACTCAGGATGCTGGCAGTGAAGATGACTGGACCCCGGAGTCCGTAGTGGCCCGTCAGAAGCGCTTGGCCGAGCTCGCGGTGAGGACTTGGCCCGTTTGA
- a CDS encoding site-specific DNA-methyltransferase: MTVDCGGDCRGLQTGSVSPEASARIESQGRRRPRAWLPSDRVESDREMYRRSALHLKGIETVTDFYLGRARVALSRLWAQISKIESEEARDAFRFAFTNTAWHSSRMRRYNAHGGQRPLTGTLYIPQLVAEPNVFEVFRNQVRQVARYYEQLGDVSSNPVDVQVGTATDLAWLEDDSIDYIFTDPPFGSNLFYADCNLVWEAWLGATTDSSQEIVVNRSKRPAEGGKTVSDYRDLLIDSFTEMRRVLKPGGLASVVFHNSDDAVWGALLDAAESAGFVQKHVALLDKVQRSMKGYKGRSGAERVPFYDLIITFGRGSRARLNGAGDIAAQIVDKHLAGLDAADRPTDHEHRSLEYLYSLAVSGIIERDVVPEGLSYRAFERICDARYMREGRFYTGA; the protein is encoded by the coding sequence ATGACCGTCGACTGCGGGGGTGACTGCCGAGGGCTCCAAACGGGGTCGGTCTCTCCCGAGGCATCGGCGAGGATCGAGAGCCAGGGACGGCGAAGGCCCCGTGCCTGGCTGCCCTCCGATCGTGTGGAGTCTGACCGAGAGATGTACCGGAGGTCCGCCCTTCATCTGAAGGGTATCGAGACCGTCACCGACTTTTACCTGGGCAGGGCCAGAGTGGCGCTGTCGAGACTGTGGGCTCAGATCTCCAAAATCGAGAGCGAGGAAGCTCGCGACGCGTTTAGGTTCGCATTCACCAATACGGCGTGGCACTCGAGTCGCATGCGCCGCTACAACGCTCACGGCGGCCAACGCCCGCTCACCGGCACCCTGTACATCCCCCAGCTCGTGGCCGAGCCCAACGTCTTCGAGGTCTTCCGGAACCAGGTGCGGCAGGTGGCCCGATACTACGAGCAGCTCGGCGATGTCAGCTCCAACCCCGTCGACGTCCAGGTCGGGACGGCCACCGATCTCGCCTGGCTAGAGGACGACAGCATCGACTACATCTTCACGGACCCACCTTTCGGATCAAACCTGTTCTACGCCGACTGCAATTTGGTGTGGGAAGCATGGCTGGGCGCGACGACTGACAGCAGCCAGGAGATCGTGGTCAATCGGTCGAAGCGTCCCGCAGAGGGCGGAAAGACAGTGTCCGATTACCGGGATCTGCTCATTGATTCCTTTACAGAGATGCGGCGCGTACTCAAGCCTGGGGGTCTTGCCAGCGTGGTCTTCCACAACTCCGACGATGCGGTCTGGGGGGCCTTGCTCGACGCCGCCGAAAGCGCCGGCTTTGTCCAGAAGCACGTTGCGCTCCTGGACAAGGTGCAGAGGTCGATGAAGGGCTACAAGGGGAGGTCGGGGGCGGAGCGCGTCCCCTTCTACGACTTGATCATCACCTTCGGGAGGGGATCACGGGCGCGATTGAATGGGGCTGGAGACATCGCCGCCCAGATCGTCGATAAGCACCTTGCGGGCCTTGACGCAGCGGACAGACCCACCGACCATGAGCATCGCAGCCTTGAGTATCTCTACTCCCTCGCCGTGTCGGGCATCATTGAACGGGATGTCGTCCCCGAGGGCCTGTCCTATCGCGCGTTCGAGCGCATCTGCGACGCCCGTTACATGAGGGAGGGTAGGTTCTACACCGGCGCCTAA